One genomic segment of Candidatus Deferrimicrobiaceae bacterium includes these proteins:
- a CDS encoding YggT family protein, producing the protein MFVAKNLLFAVAKILDIALSAYMWILIIRAVLSWVNPDPYNPIVRALYSITEPVLSWLRRRFPLMAGSIDFSPMVAILAILFLQYFLVRTLFDLAMRMP; encoded by the coding sequence ATGTTTGTAGCGAAGAACCTCCTGTTCGCCGTAGCGAAAATCCTGGACATCGCCCTGTCCGCCTACATGTGGATCCTCATCATCCGGGCGGTCCTTTCCTGGGTGAACCCCGACCCGTACAACCCCATCGTCCGGGCGCTCTACTCGATCACGGAGCCGGTCCTCTCCTGGCTCCGGCGCAGGTTCCCCCTGATGGCGGGAAGCATCGATTTCTCCCCCATGGTCGCGATCCTCGCCATCCTGTTCCTGCAGTACTTCCTCGTGAGGACCCTGTTCGACCTGGCGATGAGGATGCCGTGA
- a CDS encoding secondary thiamine-phosphate synthase enzyme YjbQ — MSLKTITVRTENPQQLIDITHTARLIVRESGITRGACQVFVPHTTAAVTINENTDPNVKQDLLNILETAVPSKGSYLHTEGNAHAHAKASLIGSFVTVFIESGQLVLGTWQSIYLCEFDGPRTRNVLFRVTAG; from the coding sequence ATGAGTCTCAAGACCATCACGGTCCGCACGGAAAATCCCCAGCAGCTGATCGACATCACCCACACCGCGCGGCTGATCGTACGGGAAAGCGGCATCACCCGGGGGGCCTGCCAGGTGTTCGTCCCGCACACGACGGCCGCGGTCACGATCAACGAGAACACCGACCCCAACGTGAAGCAGGACCTCCTCAACATCCTCGAAACGGCCGTTCCCTCGAAGGGAAGCTACCTCCACACCGAGGGGAACGCGCACGCCCACGCGAAAGCGAGCTTGATCGGCTCCTTCGTCACGGTGTTCATCGAGTCCGGACAGCTGGTTCTCGGCACGTGGCAGTCGATCTACCTCTGCGAGTTCGACGGGCCGAGGACCCGGAACGTCCTCTTCCGGGTCACCGCCGGATGA
- the proC gene encoding pyrroline-5-carboxylate reductase, producing MKGLGFIGAGNMGEAMIRGILAAKLVPPREVVVLEIRPERGKELRHRFGVSVAKGMADLLRKCDTIVFAVKPQGVGEVLRQIRAGETKGKLFVTIAAGVPTRTFLSALGEGARVVRAMPNTPAQVGMGSTGLFFVRGVPREEKEWARKIFSSFGEVAEFPREELLDVVTALSGSGPAYVFLFIEALADGAVRAGMGREEAVRLAAATVEGAARMVRTTGKHPGELKDMVTSPGGTTAAGIAALEMGAFRGTVLSAVFAAWQRCRELST from the coding sequence ATGAAGGGACTGGGATTCATCGGGGCGGGGAACATGGGGGAGGCGATGATCCGGGGGATCCTTGCGGCGAAGCTCGTCCCTCCCCGGGAAGTGGTCGTCCTGGAGATCCGCCCGGAGCGGGGAAAGGAGCTTAGGCATAGGTTCGGCGTTTCCGTCGCGAAAGGGATGGCGGACCTCTTGCGGAAGTGCGACACGATCGTCTTCGCGGTGAAGCCGCAAGGCGTGGGAGAGGTGCTCCGCCAGATCCGCGCGGGTGAAACGAAGGGCAAGCTCTTCGTCACGATCGCCGCGGGGGTTCCGACCCGGACTTTCCTGTCTGCCCTGGGGGAGGGCGCCCGCGTCGTCCGCGCGATGCCGAACACTCCGGCTCAGGTGGGGATGGGGAGCACCGGCCTGTTCTTCGTCCGGGGGGTTCCGCGGGAAGAGAAGGAGTGGGCCCGGAAGATCTTCTCCTCCTTCGGGGAGGTGGCCGAGTTCCCCCGCGAGGAATTGCTCGACGTCGTCACGGCGCTCTCCGGTTCCGGTCCCGCCTACGTCTTCCTCTTCATCGAGGCGTTGGCCGACGGTGCGGTCCGCGCCGGCATGGGGCGCGAGGAGGCGGTCCGCCTCGCCGCGGCGACCGTGGAGGGGGCGGCCCGGATGGTGCGGACGACGGGGAAGCACCCCGGGGAGCTCAAGGACATGGTCACTTCTCCCGGCGGGACGACGGCCGCGGGGATCGCGGCGCTCGAGATGGGGGCGTTCCGGGGGACGGTGCTGTCGGCGGTCTTCGCCGCCTGGCAGAGATGCCGCGAACTTTCCACGTAA
- a CDS encoding YggS family pyridoxal phosphate-dependent enzyme, giving the protein MTAGESIRERAARVRDRIEEAARRSGRKGENIRLVAVGKTQPAESIGEALEAGLTVFGENYVQEAEGKIRAFPGAEWHLIGKLQRNKGKKAVALFSWIQTVDSLSLLGEISRRATEAGKVVPVLLEVNLAGEQTKAGLIPEELPALIEAAPGLPGLRLRGLMAIPPWTEDPEESRPYFDRLRELLAECVSRGGAGPGMTELSMGMSNDFEAAIEEGATMVRVGTAIFGSRARREG; this is encoded by the coding sequence ATGACCGCCGGGGAATCGATCCGGGAGCGCGCGGCTCGGGTCCGGGACAGGATCGAGGAGGCCGCGCGGAGATCCGGGCGAAAAGGGGAGAATATCCGTCTGGTGGCGGTCGGGAAGACCCAGCCGGCGGAGAGCATCGGAGAGGCCCTCGAGGCCGGGCTCACCGTCTTCGGGGAGAACTACGTCCAGGAGGCGGAAGGAAAGATCCGCGCCTTCCCGGGCGCCGAGTGGCACCTGATCGGGAAACTCCAGAGGAACAAGGGGAAAAAGGCCGTCGCGCTCTTCTCGTGGATCCAGACGGTCGACTCCCTCTCGCTCCTCGGGGAAATATCCCGTCGCGCGACCGAGGCCGGGAAGGTCGTGCCCGTCCTTTTGGAGGTGAACCTCGCGGGGGAGCAAACCAAGGCGGGGCTGATCCCGGAGGAGCTGCCCGCGCTGATCGAGGCCGCCCCGGGGCTTCCCGGGCTCCGCCTGCGGGGGCTGATGGCCATCCCCCCGTGGACGGAGGATCCCGAGGAGAGCAGGCCGTATTTCGACCGACTCCGGGAACTATTGGCGGAATGTGTTTCGCGGGGCGGGGCCGGGCCGGGGATGACGGAGCTGTCGATGGGGATGTCCAACGATTTCGAGGCGGCGATCGAGGAGGGCGCGACGATGGTCCGCGTCGGCACGGCGATCTTCGGGAGCCGGGCGAGGAGAGAGGGATGA
- a CDS encoding nucleoside triphosphate pyrophosphatase: MASPPALILASSSPRRNALMRVVGIPFRVVPSRVEEVPAPGEAPRRFVRRAAREKGEEVAARNPDSFVLAADTIVVVSGRILGKPKDPEDGARMLRLLAGREHRVHTAVCLLRFRDGYWDEACETTRVRFRELSRREIAAYLRTGEAADKAGAYAAQGTGNLLIDRIVGSYTNVVGLPMTRVAGMLLRANLIAVSREGPGWYRYTERG, from the coding sequence GTGGCGTCGCCTCCGGCGTTGATACTGGCTTCCTCCTCTCCCCGGCGCAACGCGCTCATGCGCGTGGTGGGGATTCCGTTCCGCGTGGTCCCCTCGCGGGTCGAGGAAGTTCCCGCGCCCGGGGAAGCCCCCCGGCGCTTCGTCAGGCGGGCCGCCCGGGAGAAGGGGGAGGAGGTGGCGGCACGGAACCCGGATTCGTTCGTCCTCGCGGCGGACACGATCGTGGTCGTCTCCGGCAGGATCCTGGGGAAGCCGAAGGATCCGGAAGACGGCGCCCGGATGCTCCGGCTGCTCGCGGGGAGGGAGCACCGGGTGCACACGGCGGTCTGCCTTCTCCGCTTCCGGGACGGCTACTGGGACGAGGCTTGCGAGACGACGCGCGTCCGCTTCCGGGAGCTGTCCCGCCGGGAGATCGCGGCCTATCTCCGGACGGGGGAGGCGGCCGACAAGGCCGGCGCATACGCCGCGCAAGGGACGGGCAACCTGCTGATCGACCGGATCGTCGGGTCGTACACCAACGTCGTCGGGCTTCCCATGACCCGGGTGGCCGGGATGCTCCTCCGGGCGAATCTCATCGCCGTTTCCCGGGAGGGCCCCGGCTGGTACCGATATACGGAGAGGGGATGA